CAACCAGTATGTTGGACCCCAAGGGAAGAAATGATGTGGTAGAAACGGCCAAGAGGCTGAATAAAGAAGAAGGAATTACCGTCATTCAAATCACCCATTTCCTGGATGAGGTGATGGAAAGTGACCGTATTATGGTGATGAGCCAGGGGAGATTACATATGCAAGGAACACCAAGGGAAATTTTTTCAAAGGGGAGAGAGTTGGAAGAGATTGGCCTTCGCGTGCCATTATCCATTGAGATTGCCAATCAATTAAGGGAAGAAGGGATTCCCCTTTCTCGTGAAATTTTGACTCAGGATGAACTGGTGGAGGAACTATGGAAATATTTATCGAAGGATTAAGTTATTGGTACAAAAAGGGCACTCCATTTGAGAAAAAAGCTCTGAATCACATTACCCTCCATATCCCCCCTGGGCAATTTGTTGCCATTATTGGACACACCGGATCAGGAAAGTCAACCCTTATCCAGCATATCAATGGATTGCTCATGCCAACGGAGGGCAGAATCCAAGTGGGTGACATTACCGTTACTCCCAAGGAGAAAAAAAGCTTGGCAAATTTAAGAAAATATGTGGGATTGGTTTTTCAATATCCTGAGCATCAGCTTTTTGAAGAAACCGTGGAAAAGGATGTTTCTTATGGTCCCCGCAATTTGGGAATTCCGGATGAACTGATAAGGGTAAGAGTAAGAGAAGCACTCAGTATGGTAGGAATAAAGGAAGAAATGTATTCAAGGTCTCCCTTTTCTTTAAGCGGGGGGCAGATGAGGAGGGTGGCCATTGCAGGAATATTAGCCATGAATCCGAAGGTTCTTATTCTTGATGAGCCTACAGCCGGCCTGGATCCACAGGGAAAAGAAAACATTTTAAAGCTGATCTATCAATATCATCAGGAAAATGGGTTAACGACTTTATTTGTATCTCATAACATGGATGAAGTAGCCCAATATGCAGACTGGATTGTCGTAATGAAGGAGGGTTCTATTTTATTACAAGGGCCTCCATCAAAGGTTTTTCAGCAGGAGAAAAAAATCAGGGAGGCATTCCTTGATCAGCCAAAGATTACAAAACTGATCAAGCAGCTAAATCAGAAAATGGATTCGCAAATCCCTTTATCTATTGTTAGGAAAGAGGACTTGATACAGGAGTTGAAGAAAAGATTCCAGGAAAGGGAGATAAAACCATGAGCATTTTTGATCATATTATTATTGGTCAATATATTCCTGGAAATTCAATCATCCACCGTTTGGACCCAAGGGCTAAACTGTTATTTGTTTTTGCATTTGTATTTGTTATTTTTTTGGCTAACAACTGGATTACTTATGGAATTTTAATCGGGTTTACCCTTTTGTCCGTGCTGTTAACCTCTGTTCCTCTCTCTTATATATTGAAAGGATTAAAACCCATTTGGTGGCTCATTATATTTACCATACTCCTGTATTTGCTCACAACCAAAGAAGGGGAATTGTTATGGAAGTGGGGATGGTTTTCTGTTTATGAACAGGGACTTGTTCAAGCTGTTTTTATTTCATTAAGGCTCCTTTTACTGGTTATTGCAGCTAGCTTGCTTACCTTTACCACTTCACCCATAGATGTGACCGACGGACTAGAATCACTCCTGTCTCCTTTTAAAAAGATAGGTCTTCCCGCCCATGAATTGGCTCTTATGATGTCCATTGCCTTACGCTTTATCCCAACCATCATGGAGGAGACAGAGAAGATTATGAAGGCTCAAATGGCAAGGGGAGCGGAATTTACCACCGGCTCATTTGGGAAAAGAATAAAAAGTTTTGTTCCATTGCTTATTCCTTTGTTTATCAGTGCTTTCCGCCGGGCAGAAGAATTAGCAATGGCTATGGAAGCCAGAGGTTATCGAGGTGGGGAAGGAAGAACAAGATACCGGAAGCTAACCTATCATAAACGGGATATTGGATTAATTTTTGTTTTTTTGGGTATCGTGACATCCCTGTTCTTTTTTCGGACATAAGGAGAGAATGCGTGTGAGGAAAATTCGAATGACCGTAACCTATGATGGAACAGAATATGCAGGTTTTCAAGTTCAGCCTGGGCAAAGGACCATACAAGGGGAATTGGAAAGAGCCATTGAAGAATTGACCAAGCAAAAGGTGAGAGTGGTTGGTTCAGGAAGAACCGATGCCGGAGTCCATGCGTTAGGTCAAGTCATTCACTTTAACACCGATTCCTCAATACCGGTTGACCGATGGCCCTTAGCCCTCCATACGAAATTGCCCAAAGATATTGTGATTACCAAGGCAGAAGAGGTTCATGGACAATTTCACGCCCGGTTTGATGCAAAAGAGAAAATATATATATATACTATTGACCGCGGTCATGTTCCCCATGTTTTGATGAGACGCTATGCATATCATTTTCCTTATGCTTTAGATATAGAAAAAATGAGAGAAGGAGCCGCTTATCTTATCGGCACCCATGATTTCACTTCCTTCTCTTCGTCAAAAACGGAAGTACAAGATAAAGTAAGGGAAATGTATGAGATAACCATGATACAGGAAGGTCCGTTTCTTAAGATCCTATGCCGCGGAAACGGATTCCTGTATCAAATGGTGCGAATAATTATCGGCACTCTGTTAGAAGTAGGAGAGGGCAAAAGGGACCCAGAAACTATAAAATCCATACTGGAGAAAAAAGATCGAATTCTGGCCGGAAGGACAGTACCCCCACACGGATTAGTTTTGTATAAAGTCAACTATAAGTGATTTTTTAATTGAC
This is a stretch of genomic DNA from Microaerobacter geothermalis. It encodes these proteins:
- a CDS encoding energy-coupling factor transporter ATPase; this translates as MEIFIEGLSYWYKKGTPFEKKALNHITLHIPPGQFVAIIGHTGSGKSTLIQHINGLLMPTEGRIQVGDITVTPKEKKSLANLRKYVGLVFQYPEHQLFEETVEKDVSYGPRNLGIPDELIRVRVREALSMVGIKEEMYSRSPFSLSGGQMRRVAIAGILAMNPKVLILDEPTAGLDPQGKENILKLIYQYHQENGLTTLFVSHNMDEVAQYADWIVVMKEGSILLQGPPSKVFQQEKKIREAFLDQPKITKLIKQLNQKMDSQIPLSIVRKEDLIQELKKRFQEREIKP
- a CDS encoding energy-coupling factor transporter transmembrane component T family protein, translating into MFDHIIIGQYIPGNSIIHRLDPRAKLLFVFAFVFVIFLANNWITYGILIGFTLLSVLLTSVPLSYILKGLKPIWWLIIFTILLYLLTTKEGELLWKWGWFSVYEQGLVQAVFISLRLLLLVIAASLLTFTTSPIDVTDGLESLLSPFKKIGLPAHELALMMSIALRFIPTIMEETEKIMKAQMARGAEFTTGSFGKRIKSFVPLLIPLFISAFRRAEELAMAMEARGYRGGEGRTRYRKLTYHKRDIGLIFVFLGIVTSLFFFRT
- the truA gene encoding tRNA pseudouridine(38-40) synthase TruA — encoded protein: MRVRKIRMTVTYDGTEYAGFQVQPGQRTIQGELERAIEELTKQKVRVVGSGRTDAGVHALGQVIHFNTDSSIPVDRWPLALHTKLPKDIVITKAEEVHGQFHARFDAKEKIYIYTIDRGHVPHVLMRRYAYHFPYALDIEKMREGAAYLIGTHDFTSFSSSKTEVQDKVREMYEITMIQEGPFLKILCRGNGFLYQMVRIIIGTLLEVGEGKRDPETIKSILEKKDRILAGRTVPPHGLVLYKVNYK